Proteins from one Kineosporiaceae bacterium genomic window:
- the nadE gene encoding NAD(+) synthase — translation MSTSAVSFGPTSLAIDAEQETAKISSSLNAYLARTRRRGIVVALSGGIDSSVVAALCVRALGPNRVFGLHMPERESSSDTLVFSRMLSDSLGIDSTLEELSPILEASGCYTRRDEAIRLVCPEYGQGYSSKIVLPSVVDSDTFRLYSVVVQAPDGTQTKHRLPHEAYLGIVAATNFKQRVRKMLEYYHADRLNYVVSGTPNRLEYDQGFFVKLGDGSADVKPIAHLYKSQVYALAEHLGVPEAIRTRPSTTDTYSLPQSQEEFYFSLPHDRMDLCLYGKNNGVPLEEVAVATGLTAQQVERVYHDIDGKRRTTGYLHFAPQLVQPVEEIVGS, via the coding sequence ATGAGCACCTCAGCGGTTTCGTTCGGACCTACGAGCCTGGCGATCGACGCGGAGCAGGAGACGGCGAAGATCTCGTCGAGCCTGAACGCCTACCTGGCCCGTACCCGCCGCCGCGGAATCGTGGTGGCTCTCTCGGGCGGCATCGACTCGAGCGTGGTGGCGGCACTCTGCGTGCGGGCGCTCGGTCCGAATCGGGTCTTCGGACTGCACATGCCCGAGCGCGAGTCGTCCTCGGACACCTTGGTCTTCAGCCGGATGCTGTCCGATTCGCTCGGGATCGACTCCACGCTCGAGGAGCTGTCGCCCATCCTCGAGGCCTCGGGCTGCTACACCCGCCGGGACGAGGCGATCAGGTTGGTCTGCCCCGAGTACGGTCAGGGATACTCCTCGAAGATCGTGCTGCCGAGCGTCGTCGACTCCGACACCTTCCGGCTGTACTCGGTTGTCGTGCAGGCGCCCGACGGCACGCAAACCAAGCATCGGCTGCCGCACGAGGCCTACCTCGGAATCGTCGCGGCGACCAACTTCAAGCAGCGGGTCCGAAAGATGCTGGAGTACTACCATGCCGATCGACTGAACTACGTCGTGTCCGGTACGCCGAACCGGTTGGAGTACGACCAGGGCTTCTTCGTGAAGCTGGGCGACGGCTCAGCGGATGTCAAGCCAATCGCCCACCTGTACAAGTCGCAGGTGTATGCGCTTGCCGAGCACCTGGGTGTTCCGGAGGCCATCCGTACCCGGCCGTCGACGACCGACACCTACTCGCTGCCGCAGTCACAGGAGGAGTTCTACTTCTCGCTGCCGCACGACCGGATGGACTTGTGCTTGTACGGGAAGAACAACGGCGTCCCGCTGGAGGAAGTGGCAGTGGCCACCGGGCTCACCGCACAGCAGGTGGAACGCGTGTATCACGACATCGACGGCAAGCGCCGGACGACGGGATACCTGCATTTCGCTCCCCAACTGGTCCAGCCGGTCGAGGAGATCGTCGGCTCGTGA